Part of the Leptolyngbya sp. KIOST-1 genome, GTTGTAGGAATAGCCCAGGGAGGCCAGGCTGGCCCCCAGAGTCTCCCGCAGGTCGTCGAGCAGGGTAAGTCTGCCCGCCAGCATCGCCTGCTGCTCCCACAGGTAGTCCCAGTCGGTGGGGGGCGTGGCCAGCTGGGTGGTGTCGTAGATCAGGCCGGTGGTGCCCCAGCTCAGCGGCACGCTGTGGGCGTTGTTGGGGTCGTAGGCCGGGTTTTGCCAGGGGCCGCGCAGGTCCTCCAGCCCCCTGAGCCGACTGTGGTCCAGCTCGGCCAAAAGCCCCAGCTCAACCATCTGCTGCACCATGTAGTCGGAGGGGTACAGAATGCTGAACTGCTGCCCACCGCCGGCCTGCATTTTGGTCAGCATCAGCTCGTTGGAGTCGTAGGTTTGCACCACGATGGGGATGCCCGTGGCCTGGGTAAAGCGATCGAACACCTCGCTGTCGGCGTAGTCGGCCCAGGTGTAAATGTGCAGTGGCCCCGTTGACCCAGGGCTGGACTGGGTTGAGTTGGGCCGCGATCGCTGGCAGTTGGCCAGGGTTACCGCCGCGGCTGCCGCCGTCGACCCCTGCAAAAATCGCCGCCGGGACAGGGAATGTGGACGCAAATGTGGAGGCATGCTTCCCTCAAGGACCGCTAGTTACTGGGATAAAGTCTAATCCCAACGGCTCAGGTCACCGCATTAGATCCCTCCGCAAACGTCCTGTAATGTTGACCTGTGACCTTGGCACCCTCATCTGCGGGTCAAGGCAAGGGCAACTTCCAGCAAACGTTTCCCTTGCGGTGGGCAGTGC contains:
- a CDS encoding spermidine/putrescine ABC transporter substrate-binding protein — encoded protein: MPPHLRPHSLSRRRFLQGSTAAAAAVTLANCQRSRPNSTQSSPGSTGPLHIYTWADYADSEVFDRFTQATGIPIVVQTYDSNELMLTKMQAGGGQQFSILYPSDYMVQQMVELGLLAELDHSRLRGLEDLRGPWQNPAYDPNNAHSVPLSWGTTGLIYDTTQLATPPTDWDYLWEQQAMLAGRLTLLDDLRETLGASLASLGYSYNATEPQQIGAAFERLRALKPAIAQFLSFGWEDQLVTGDLSLCMTYSHLGNVLPAEHPNLRYVIPASGSSLWTDTMVIPRDAPHPEAAYAWLNFMLEPENAAHAVERLRFATPSQTAFALLPPELQESETLFPPESVLANCEGIAPLDAATAELFDRYWTELTSA